The Methylobacterium currus genome contains a region encoding:
- a CDS encoding intradiol ring-cleavage dioxygenase, whose translation MPHRPTRRVMIGTLAAGLLAPQPARATCLLTPQAVEGPFYLDPRLLRSDIREDRDGTPLRVSLQVVTLRDCVALPAARIDLWHADAQGRYSGYRDQGDRGASTVGRTFLRGTQVADAAGRVAFRTIYPGWYPGRTPHLHVKVILAGRTALTGQIYFPDAVSEAVYAGPAYAGRARRGRIGNGRDVLLRQDDPEGRGIAEIHPEGGGYAAALTLVVKGA comes from the coding sequence ATGCCGCATCGCCCGACGCGCCGCGTGATGATCGGCACCCTCGCGGCCGGCCTCCTGGCGCCCCAGCCGGCGCGGGCAACCTGCCTCCTGACCCCGCAGGCGGTGGAAGGGCCGTTCTACCTCGATCCGCGCCTGCTGCGGTCGGACATCCGGGAGGACCGGGACGGCACGCCCCTTCGGGTGAGCCTGCAGGTCGTGACGTTGCGGGACTGCGTCGCCCTGCCGGCGGCCCGCATCGATCTCTGGCACGCGGACGCGCAAGGACGCTATTCGGGCTATCGCGATCAGGGCGACCGGGGCGCGTCGACCGTCGGCCGGACCTTCCTGCGCGGCACGCAGGTCGCCGACGCGGCCGGCCGGGTGGCGTTCCGGACGATCTATCCGGGCTGGTATCCGGGCCGCACGCCCCACCTGCACGTGAAGGTGATTCTCGCCGGGCGGACGGCGCTGACGGGCCAGATCTACTTCCCGGACGCGGTGAGCGAGGCGGTGTATGCGGGACCCGCCTATGCGGGCCGCGCCCGGCGCGGCCGGATCGGCAATGGCCGGGACGTCCTCCTGCGCCAGGACGACCCCGAGGGGCGCGGCATCGCGGAGATCCACCCGGAGGGCGGGGGCTACGCGGCGGCGCTGACGCTGGTGGTCAAAGGCGCGTGA
- a CDS encoding NADP-dependent isocitrate dehydrogenase: MAKIKVANPVVELDGDEMTRIIWQSIKDKLIHPYLDIPLDYYDLGVEHRDATNDKVTIEAAEAIKKHGVGVKCATITPDEARVKEFNLKEMWKSPNGTIRNILGGVIFREPIICRNVPRLVPGWTQPIVVGRHAYGDQYRATDFKVPGKGRLTVKFEGEDGTVIEREVFKFPGAGVALSMYNLDESIRDFARASMNYGLARKFPVYLSTKNTILKAYDGRFKDIFEEVYEAEFKSRFQSAGITYEHRLIDDMVASALKWSGGYVWACKNYDGDVQSDTVAQGFGSLGLMTSVLLTPDGQTVEAEAAHGTVTRHYREHQKGKETSTNSIASIFAWTRGLSHRAKLDSNADLAKFAETLEKVCVDTVEAGFMTKDLALLVGPDQKWLSTTGFLDKIDENLKAAMAV, translated from the coding sequence ATGGCGAAGATCAAGGTGGCGAACCCCGTCGTCGAGCTCGACGGCGACGAGATGACCCGGATCATCTGGCAGTCCATCAAGGACAAGCTGATCCATCCCTATCTCGACATCCCGCTCGATTATTACGACCTCGGAGTCGAGCATCGCGACGCCACCAACGACAAGGTGACGATCGAGGCCGCCGAGGCGATCAAGAAGCACGGCGTCGGCGTGAAGTGCGCCACCATCACCCCGGACGAGGCTCGGGTGAAGGAGTTCAACCTCAAGGAGATGTGGAAGTCGCCGAACGGCACGATCCGCAACATCCTCGGCGGCGTGATCTTCCGCGAGCCGATCATCTGCCGCAACGTGCCGCGCCTGGTGCCGGGCTGGACCCAGCCGATCGTCGTCGGCCGCCACGCCTATGGCGACCAGTACCGCGCCACCGACTTCAAGGTGCCGGGCAAGGGCCGCCTCACCGTCAAGTTCGAGGGCGAGGACGGTACCGTCATCGAGCGCGAGGTGTTCAAGTTCCCGGGCGCCGGCGTCGCCCTGTCGATGTACAACCTCGACGAGTCGATCCGCGATTTCGCCCGCGCGTCGATGAATTACGGCCTGGCCCGCAAGTTCCCGGTCTACCTCTCGACCAAGAACACCATCCTCAAGGCCTATGACGGCCGGTTCAAGGACATCTTCGAGGAGGTGTACGAGGCCGAGTTCAAGTCGCGGTTCCAGTCGGCCGGCATCACCTACGAGCACCGCCTGATCGACGACATGGTCGCCTCGGCCCTGAAGTGGTCCGGCGGCTACGTCTGGGCGTGCAAGAACTACGACGGCGACGTGCAGTCGGACACCGTGGCGCAGGGCTTCGGCTCGCTCGGCCTGATGACCTCGGTGCTGCTCACCCCCGACGGCCAGACCGTCGAGGCCGAGGCCGCGCACGGCACGGTGACCCGCCACTACCGCGAGCACCAGAAGGGCAAGGAGACCTCGACCAACTCGATCGCGTCGATCTTCGCCTGGACCCGCGGCCTGTCGCACCGCGCCAAGCTCGATTCCAACGCCGATCTCGCCAAGTTCGCCGAGACCCTGGAGAAGGTCTGCGTCGACACCGTCGAGGCCGGCTTCATGACCAAGGATCTCGCCCTGCTGGTCGGCCCCGACCAGAAGTGGCTCTCGACCACCGGCTTCCTCGACAAGATCGACGAGAACCTGAAGGCCGCGATGGCGGTCTGA
- a CDS encoding RNA methyltransferase yields MTDPSPNRPVIILVEPQLAENIGMTARAMGNFGLDALRIVNPKGGWPMKGVRETASSATHVLDGAKIFATVAEALGDLQYVLATTARERGQMKRVFGPDEGLAEAAGRLSAGERVGILFGRERVGLSNDEVSLADAIVTFPVDPEHSSLNLAQSVLLVAYEWRRAAGQAVLPFSGSMRSGPAPREAVIALFESLEAELDAAGYYPPAKRDGMIRNMRDMFHRMAMTEQDVRSFRGALRALARRPPDE; encoded by the coding sequence ATGACCGATCCTTCGCCGAACCGCCCCGTCATCATCCTGGTCGAGCCCCAGCTCGCCGAGAATATCGGCATGACCGCCCGCGCGATGGGAAATTTCGGGCTCGACGCGCTGCGGATCGTCAATCCCAAGGGTGGCTGGCCGATGAAGGGCGTGCGCGAGACGGCGTCGAGCGCCACCCACGTCCTCGACGGAGCGAAGATCTTCGCCACCGTCGCCGAGGCTCTGGGCGACCTTCAATACGTCCTCGCCACCACGGCGCGGGAGCGCGGGCAGATGAAGCGGGTCTTCGGGCCCGACGAGGGGCTGGCGGAGGCGGCCGGACGGCTGTCCGCTGGTGAGCGGGTCGGCATCCTGTTCGGACGCGAGCGGGTCGGGCTGTCGAACGACGAGGTGTCGCTGGCCGATGCCATCGTCACCTTCCCGGTCGATCCGGAGCATTCCTCGCTCAACCTCGCCCAGAGCGTGCTCCTCGTCGCCTATGAGTGGCGCCGGGCGGCCGGGCAGGCGGTGCTGCCCTTCTCAGGGAGCATGCGCTCGGGTCCGGCGCCGCGGGAGGCCGTGATCGCGCTGTTCGAGAGCCTGGAGGCCGAGCTGGACGCCGCCGGCTACTACCCGCCGGCCAAGCGCGACGGGATGATCCGCAACATGCGCGACATGTTCCACCGCATGGCGATGACCGAGCAGGACGTGCGCAGCTTCCGGGGGGCGCTGCGGGCGCTGGCGCGGCGCCCCCCGGACGAGTGA
- a CDS encoding NADP-dependent oxidoreductase, with amino-acid sequence MSDVNRRIVLASRPHGEPNPAHFRVERGTVPVAHDGEVLLRNRYLSLDPYMRGRMSAAKSYAKPVEINDVMVGATVAEVVASHHPGFSVGDTVLAYGGWQDFSVSNGQGLRKLDPASAPVTTALGVLGMPGMTAYTGLLTIGAPKAGETVVVAAATGPVGSLVGQIAKLKGARAVGIAGGADKCRYLTEELGFDAAVDHRSGDLPGALAAACPGGIDVYFENVGGPVFDAVLPLLNDFARIPVCGLVANYNMTELPPGPDRVPAVMRAVLSKRLTFRGFIVWDFADQEQAFLSDVGQWLREGRVRYREDVVDGLESAPEAFIGLLKGRNFGKLVVKL; translated from the coding sequence ATGTCCGACGTGAACCGCCGCATCGTCCTGGCGTCCCGGCCCCACGGCGAGCCGAATCCGGCCCATTTCCGCGTCGAGCGCGGGACGGTGCCGGTCGCGCATGACGGCGAAGTGCTGCTGCGCAACCGCTATCTCTCCCTCGATCCCTACATGCGCGGCCGGATGAGCGCGGCGAAATCCTACGCCAAGCCGGTCGAGATCAACGACGTCATGGTCGGCGCCACGGTGGCGGAGGTGGTGGCCTCGCACCATCCGGGCTTCTCGGTCGGCGACACGGTCCTGGCCTATGGCGGCTGGCAGGACTTCTCGGTGTCCAACGGCCAGGGCCTGCGCAAGCTCGACCCCGCCTCGGCCCCCGTCACCACGGCGCTCGGGGTGCTGGGCATGCCCGGCATGACCGCCTATACGGGCCTCCTCACCATCGGGGCGCCCAAAGCCGGCGAGACCGTGGTGGTGGCCGCCGCCACCGGCCCGGTCGGCTCGCTCGTCGGCCAGATCGCCAAGCTCAAAGGCGCCCGGGCGGTCGGCATCGCCGGCGGGGCCGACAAGTGCCGATACCTCACGGAGGAGCTCGGCTTCGACGCGGCGGTGGACCACCGCTCCGGCGACCTGCCCGGCGCGCTGGCGGCGGCCTGCCCGGGCGGCATCGACGTCTATTTCGAGAATGTCGGCGGCCCGGTGTTCGACGCGGTGCTGCCGCTCCTCAACGACTTCGCCCGCATCCCGGTCTGCGGCCTCGTCGCCAACTACAACATGACCGAGCTGCCCCCCGGACCCGACCGGGTGCCGGCGGTGATGCGCGCGGTGCTGAGCAAGCGCCTGACCTTCCGCGGCTTCATCGTCTGGGACTTCGCCGACCAGGAGCAGGCCTTCCTCTCCGATGTCGGCCAGTGGCTGCGCGAGGGCCGCGTGCGGTACCGCGAGGACGTCGTCGACGGGCTGGAGAGCGCACCGGAGGCGTTCATCGGCCTGCTCAAGGGCCGCAACTTCGGCAAGCTGGTGGTGAAGCTTTAG
- a CDS encoding DUF4174 domain-containing protein yields the protein MPPSSFLATLLAGTLLLAASLPAASAGSDLDRYRWTSRVLVIAAAADDPRASAQARIAEAAGAGMRERDLVVVRAIGEGREAAALRRRLGLPATGFRAVLVGKDGGAKLVAEEPIPAERLFATIDAMPMRREEAAGRRN from the coding sequence ATGCCCCCGTCTTCGTTCCTTGCCACGCTCCTCGCCGGCACGCTCCTGCTCGCGGCGTCCCTGCCGGCCGCCTCCGCCGGGTCCGACCTCGACCGCTACCGCTGGACGTCCCGGGTGCTGGTGATCGCGGCCGCCGCCGACGATCCCCGTGCAAGCGCGCAAGCGCGCATCGCCGAGGCGGCCGGGGCGGGGATGCGCGAGCGCGACCTCGTGGTGGTGCGGGCGATCGGCGAGGGGAGGGAGGCCGCTGCGTTGCGCCGCCGCCTCGGCCTGCCGGCGACGGGTTTCCGGGCGGTGCTGGTCGGCAAGGACGGCGGGGCGAAGCTCGTCGCCGAGGAGCCGATCCCGGCCGAGCGGCTCTTCGCCACCATCGACGCCATGCCGATGCGGCGCGAGGAGGCGGCAGGGCGCCGGAACTGA
- a CDS encoding phosphodiester glycosidase family protein, with product MVGRAGRIGAWLLGASWFGATCLGAGPAPAAPAAPALATASAPNVASSGVSCRSQSHEGQAYAVCTVDLRRARVKLFWRGPDGLPYGSLSRLAGQQGANLAFAMNAGMYDTGLAPVGLYVEDGRELKSANTANGPGNFHLKPNGVFYVAGDRAGVLETGRYLKAHPRAEFATQSGPMLVINNRIHPKISEDGPSQKIRNGVGVRPDGHSAVFAISEAPVSFGAFARLFRDALGCPNALFLDGSVSSLYAPSLGRQDLSRPLGPLVGAVTK from the coding sequence ATGGTGGGAAGAGCGGGACGGATCGGGGCATGGCTGCTCGGCGCGTCGTGGTTTGGCGCAACATGCCTCGGCGCCGGACCTGCGCCGGCGGCACCGGCCGCGCCCGCCCTGGCGACCGCGTCCGCTCCGAACGTCGCCTCCTCCGGCGTGTCCTGCCGGTCGCAGAGCCACGAGGGCCAGGCCTATGCCGTCTGCACCGTCGACCTGCGGCGCGCCCGGGTGAAGCTTTTCTGGCGCGGGCCCGACGGCCTGCCCTACGGCTCGCTTTCGCGGCTCGCCGGGCAGCAGGGCGCGAACCTCGCCTTCGCGATGAATGCCGGCATGTACGATACCGGCCTCGCTCCCGTGGGCCTCTACGTCGAGGACGGGCGCGAGCTGAAATCGGCCAACACCGCCAACGGCCCGGGCAACTTTCACCTGAAGCCGAACGGCGTGTTCTACGTCGCCGGCGACCGGGCCGGCGTGCTCGAGACCGGCCGCTACCTCAAGGCCCATCCCCGGGCCGAGTTCGCGACCCAGTCCGGCCCGATGCTGGTGATCAACAACCGCATCCATCCCAAGATCTCCGAGGACGGGCCCTCGCAGAAGATCCGCAACGGCGTCGGCGTGCGGCCGGACGGGCACAGTGCGGTGTTCGCGATCTCGGAGGCGCCGGTGAGCTTCGGGGCCTTCGCGCGGCTGTTCCGCGACGCGCTCGGCTGCCCCAACGCGCTCTTCCTCGACGGCAGCGTGTCGAGCCTCTACGCCCCCTCGCTCGGCCGGCAGGATCTGAGCCGGCCGCTCGGGCCGCTCGTCGGCGCCGTGACCAAGTGA
- the coaD gene encoding pantetheine-phosphate adenylyltransferase → MNRTALYAGSFDPVTNGHLDVVRQACRLVGRLVVAIGVHPGKTPLFSAEERTDLIRITCGPLAAETGTVLEVVSFADLAVAAARRHGASLFIRGLRDGTDLDYEMQLAGMNGAMAPEVQTVFLPASTGVRPITATLVRQIAAMGGDVRPFVPAAVADRLAARFAPSA, encoded by the coding sequence ATGAACCGCACCGCGCTCTATGCCGGCTCCTTCGATCCGGTGACCAACGGCCATCTCGACGTGGTGCGCCAGGCCTGCCGCCTGGTCGGCCGCCTCGTCGTGGCGATCGGCGTGCATCCGGGCAAGACCCCGCTCTTCTCCGCCGAGGAGCGTACGGATCTGATCCGGATCACCTGCGGCCCGCTCGCCGCGGAGACCGGGACGGTGCTCGAGGTGGTCAGCTTCGCCGACCTCGCGGTGGCGGCGGCGCGCCGGCACGGCGCCAGCCTGTTCATCCGCGGTTTGCGCGACGGCACCGATCTCGATTACGAGATGCAGCTCGCCGGCATGAACGGCGCCATGGCGCCGGAGGTGCAGACCGTGTTCCTGCCGGCCTCGACCGGCGTGCGGCCGATCACCGCCACCCTGGTCCGCCAGATCGCCGCCATGGGCGGCGACGTGCGGCCCTTCGTGCCCGCGGCGGTGGCCGACCGCCTCGCGGCCCGCTTCGCCCCGTCCGCCTGA
- a CDS encoding peptidylprolyl isomerase, with translation MIRWLAALALSVAAFGFAAPASAAPDQNTVYLDTKDGRVTIQLRPDLAPKHVQQIKTLTKRGFYNGIVFHRVIDGFMAQTGDPTGTGMGKSDLPNIPAEFSKAPFKRGTVGMARSQDPNSANSQFFICFGDASFLNNQYTVVGEVTSGMDVVDKIKKGSSAQNGTVQSPDKIVRMSLAQDGQ, from the coding sequence ATGATCCGTTGGCTCGCAGCCCTGGCGCTGTCCGTCGCCGCGTTCGGCTTCGCCGCCCCGGCGAGCGCCGCGCCCGACCAGAACACCGTCTATCTCGACACCAAGGACGGCCGCGTCACCATCCAGCTGCGCCCCGACCTCGCACCCAAGCACGTCCAGCAGATCAAGACGCTGACGAAGCGCGGCTTCTACAACGGCATCGTCTTCCACCGCGTCATCGACGGCTTCATGGCCCAGACCGGCGACCCGACCGGCACCGGCATGGGCAAGTCCGACCTGCCGAACATCCCGGCGGAGTTCTCCAAGGCGCCGTTCAAGCGCGGCACCGTCGGCATGGCCCGCTCGCAGGACCCGAACTCGGCCAATTCCCAGTTCTTCATCTGCTTCGGCGACGCCTCGTTCCTCAACAACCAGTACACGGTGGTGGGCGAGGTGACCTCGGGCATGGACGTGGTCGACAAGATCAAGAAGGGCTCGTCGGCCCAGAACGGCACCGTGCAGAGCCCGGACAAGATCGTCCGGATGAGCCTGGCGCAGGACGGCCAGTAA
- a CDS encoding peptidylprolyl isomerase — MTDSNRLVMETSKGRVVIELRPDLAPNHVERIKTLSQQGFYDGVPFHRVIDGFMAQTGDPTGTGTGGSDLPDLKAEFNAEPHVRGTCSMARTNFPHSANSQFFICFGDAKFLDRQYTVWGKVVEGMEVIDQIKRGEPVRDPDTITSMRVEA; from the coding sequence ATGACCGACAGCAACCGACTCGTGATGGAGACCAGCAAGGGCCGCGTGGTCATCGAACTGCGCCCCGACCTCGCCCCCAACCACGTCGAGCGGATCAAGACCCTCTCGCAGCAGGGCTTCTACGACGGCGTGCCGTTCCACCGCGTCATCGACGGCTTCATGGCCCAGACCGGCGACCCGACCGGCACCGGCACCGGCGGCTCCGACCTGCCGGACCTGAAGGCCGAGTTCAACGCCGAGCCGCACGTGCGCGGCACCTGCTCGATGGCCCGCACCAACTTCCCGCACTCGGCCAACTCGCAGTTCTTCATCTGCTTCGGCGACGCCAAGTTCCTCGACCGCCAGTACACGGTGTGGGGCAAGGTGGTCGAGGGCATGGAGGTGATCGACCAGATCAAGCGCGGCGAGCCGGTGCGCGATCCCGACACCATCACGTCGATGCGCGTCGAGGCGTAA
- the mobA gene encoding molybdenum cofactor guanylyltransferase MobA, whose amino-acid sequence MSASPTLGVILAGGLSRRMGGGDKPLLRLGGRTLLERVAERLRPQCSAGLILNANGDAGRFRAFTGFVVPDSVPDAPGPLAGVLAALDFCAAHRPDVAYVASVAGDTPFLPDDFVARLHAARARDGVDMAVAASGGQLHFVNGLWAVSLRHDLRAALVERGLRRVGMWIARHNAAEAAWETEPVDPFLNLNTPADFAAAERLVAGEGRTPIQ is encoded by the coding sequence GTGAGCGCGTCCCCGACCCTCGGGGTGATCCTGGCCGGCGGGCTCTCCCGCCGGATGGGCGGCGGCGACAAGCCGCTGCTCCGGCTCGGCGGCAGGACCTTGCTCGAGCGGGTGGCCGAGCGGCTGCGGCCGCAATGCTCTGCCGGCCTGATCCTCAACGCCAACGGCGATGCAGGCCGGTTTCGCGCCTTCACGGGCTTCGTGGTGCCGGATTCGGTGCCCGACGCGCCGGGGCCGCTCGCCGGCGTGCTCGCCGCCCTCGATTTCTGCGCCGCGCACCGCCCGGACGTGGCTTACGTCGCGAGCGTCGCCGGCGACACGCCGTTCCTGCCGGACGACTTCGTCGCTCGCCTGCACGCGGCGCGTGCCCGCGACGGCGTGGACATGGCGGTCGCGGCCTCCGGCGGGCAGCTGCACTTCGTCAACGGATTGTGGGCGGTGTCCTTGCGCCACGACCTGCGGGCGGCCCTGGTGGAGCGGGGCCTGCGGCGGGTCGGCATGTGGATCGCCCGGCACAACGCGGCGGAGGCGGCCTGGGAGACCGAGCCGGTGGACCCGTTCCTGAACCTCAACACGCCGGCGGACTTTGCCGCAGCGGAGCGGCTGGTGGCAGGCGAGGGTCGAACGCCGATTCAGTAA
- a CDS encoding Mrp/NBP35 family ATP-binding protein has protein sequence MAITRDDVLKALAGVTVDAAGTSLPASGRLSEIVIDPSGRVVFSIGIAPPEAKAFEAVRQAAEIAVLKVPGVKAALASLTAERGPSAGPGAGRAPRPAAPGPQGGAQGGPRPGPALPGVRHIVAVASGKGGVGKSTTACNLALALRAQGLKVGLLDADIYGPSVPKLFGLDRKPETINTPQGQRIVPLNGYGLAVMSIGFLISADTAMIWRGPMVQSALTQLLREVAWGELDVLIVDMPPGTGDAQLTLAQATPLAGAVIVSTPQDLALIDARRAVTMFRRVEVPILGVVENMATFVCPHCGGTSHIFGHGGARHEAETLGVPFLGEVPLNMTIRESSDSGRPVVAVDPDGPQAAAYRAIAASLWANLSGGAGPRPAPRIVIE, from the coding sequence GTGGCGATCACCCGGGACGACGTGCTGAAGGCGCTCGCGGGCGTGACGGTCGATGCGGCGGGGACCAGCCTGCCGGCCTCCGGCCGCCTGTCGGAGATCGTCATCGATCCTTCGGGCCGGGTGGTCTTCTCGATCGGCATCGCGCCGCCGGAGGCCAAGGCCTTCGAGGCGGTGCGGCAGGCGGCCGAGATCGCGGTCCTGAAAGTTCCCGGCGTCAAGGCGGCGCTCGCGAGCCTCACCGCCGAGCGCGGACCGAGTGCCGGACCTGGTGCCGGCCGGGCCCCGCGCCCCGCCGCGCCCGGCCCCCAGGGTGGCGCTCAGGGCGGTCCCCGGCCCGGCCCGGCCCTGCCGGGCGTGCGCCACATCGTGGCGGTGGCCTCGGGCAAGGGCGGCGTCGGCAAATCGACCACCGCCTGCAACCTCGCCCTGGCGCTTCGGGCGCAAGGTCTCAAGGTCGGCCTGCTCGACGCCGACATCTACGGCCCCTCGGTCCCGAAGCTCTTCGGCCTCGACCGCAAGCCGGAGACGATCAACACGCCGCAAGGCCAGCGCATCGTGCCGCTCAACGGCTACGGCCTCGCGGTGATGTCGATCGGCTTCCTGATCTCCGCCGACACGGCGATGATCTGGCGCGGCCCGATGGTGCAATCGGCCCTGACCCAGCTCCTGCGCGAGGTCGCCTGGGGCGAGCTCGACGTCTTGATCGTCGACATGCCCCCCGGCACCGGCGACGCGCAGCTGACGCTGGCGCAGGCGACGCCCCTGGCCGGGGCGGTGATCGTCTCGACGCCGCAGGACCTCGCGCTGATCGACGCGCGCCGGGCGGTGACGATGTTCCGCCGGGTCGAGGTGCCGATCCTCGGCGTGGTCGAGAACATGGCGACCTTCGTCTGCCCGCATTGCGGCGGCACCTCGCACATCTTCGGCCATGGCGGCGCCCGCCACGAGGCCGAGACCCTCGGCGTGCCGTTCCTCGGCGAGGTGCCGCTCAACATGACGATCCGCGAATCCTCCGATTCCGGCCGTCCCGTCGTGGCGGTCGATCCGGACGGGCCGCAGGCCGCCGCCTACCGGGCGATCGCCGCCAGCCTCTGGGCCAATCTCAGCGGCGGCGCCGGCCCGCGCCCGGCGCCCCGGATCGTGATCGAGTGA
- a CDS encoding ABC transporter ATP-binding protein: MTLLDTQDLAFGYPGREIGSGLSVHLAAGEALALLGPNGGGKTTLLKTLLGLLPALGGTIRIEGRPLGELTARERARAMAYVPQAGASAFAFTARAVVLMGRTSCTGLLSAPSRADHAAAESALARMGIAHLAERPVTRLSGGERQLVLVARALAQEPRIVVLDEPTASLDFGNQGRVMAEILRLRADGLGLLFTTHDPNQAARYADRALLLRGGLALAAGPVAEVLDAPALSRLYGAPVEEVRDAGTGARAFLPG; this comes from the coding sequence GTGACGCTGCTCGACACGCAGGACCTGGCCTTCGGCTATCCGGGCCGGGAGATCGGGAGCGGCCTCTCGGTGCATCTCGCCGCCGGCGAGGCCCTGGCGCTGCTCGGGCCGAACGGCGGCGGCAAGACGACGCTCCTGAAGACCCTGCTCGGGCTGCTGCCGGCGCTCGGTGGCACGATCCGGATCGAGGGCCGGCCGCTCGGCGAGCTGACGGCCCGGGAGCGCGCGCGGGCGATGGCTTACGTGCCGCAGGCCGGCGCCAGCGCCTTCGCGTTCACGGCCCGCGCCGTGGTGCTGATGGGGCGCACCAGCTGCACCGGCCTGCTCTCCGCCCCCTCGCGCGCCGACCACGCGGCGGCGGAGAGCGCGCTCGCCCGGATGGGCATCGCCCACCTCGCCGAGCGCCCGGTGACGCGGCTCTCGGGCGGCGAGCGCCAATTGGTGCTGGTCGCCCGGGCCCTCGCCCAGGAGCCGCGCATCGTGGTCCTCGACGAGCCGACGGCGAGCCTCGACTTCGGCAACCAGGGCCGGGTGATGGCCGAGATCCTGCGCCTGCGCGCCGACGGGCTCGGCCTCCTCTTCACCACCCACGACCCCAACCAGGCCGCCCGCTACGCCGACCGGGCGCTCCTCCTGCGCGGCGGCTTGGCCCTCGCCGCCGGCCCGGTGGCGGAGGTGCTGGACGCCCCCGCCCTGAGCCGGCTCTACGGCGCGCCGGTCGAGGAGGTGCGGGACGCCGGCACCGGCGCGCGAGCCTTCCTGCCGGGATAG
- a CDS encoding FecCD family ABC transporter permease, with protein sequence MAHAIAFAGARAARLGGPWLALLALMLAAALAFGVGRYPVSLLDVARVLVARLTGHAPDVAPAVEAVVLQIRGPRIAAAILIGAALSVAGAAFQGLFRNPLVSPDILGASSGAALGAVLGIWLSLGVLAIEGLAFAGGLGAVACVYALGAALSGRDPVLVLVLAGIVIGSLLGAGVGLIKFLADPYNQLPAMTFWLLGSLSGMHPSDLLPLAGPVVLGTGLLLTLRWRLDVLSLPDEEARSLGLATGPLRVAVVAAATLVTAASVAAAGIVGWVGLVVPHLARFLVGPGFGRLIPTAALLGAGTLLTIDTLARTVAPVEVPLGILTAFVGTPVFLWLLARAERDWS encoded by the coding sequence ATCGCTCATGCCATCGCCTTTGCCGGCGCCCGCGCCGCCCGGCTCGGAGGGCCGTGGCTCGCGCTCCTCGCCCTGATGCTCGCCGCCGCCCTCGCCTTCGGGGTCGGGCGCTATCCGGTCTCGCTCCTCGACGTCGCCCGGGTGCTCGTCGCCCGCCTCACCGGCCACGCGCCGGACGTGGCGCCGGCGGTCGAGGCGGTGGTCCTGCAGATCCGCGGCCCCCGCATCGCCGCCGCGATCCTGATCGGCGCCGCGCTCTCGGTCGCCGGCGCCGCGTTCCAGGGACTCTTCCGCAATCCCCTCGTCTCGCCCGACATCCTCGGCGCCTCGTCCGGGGCGGCCCTCGGCGCGGTCCTCGGCATCTGGCTCTCCCTCGGCGTGCTCGCGATCGAGGGCCTGGCCTTCGCGGGCGGGCTCGGCGCGGTCGCCTGCGTCTACGCGCTCGGCGCCGCCCTGTCGGGGCGCGACCCGGTGCTGGTGCTGGTGCTCGCCGGAATCGTCATCGGCTCGCTCCTCGGGGCCGGGGTCGGGCTCATCAAGTTCCTCGCCGATCCCTACAACCAGCTCCCGGCGATGACCTTCTGGCTGCTCGGCAGCCTGTCGGGGATGCATCCCTCCGACCTCCTGCCGCTCGCCGGTCCGGTCGTCCTCGGCACCGGGCTCCTGCTCACCTTGCGCTGGCGCCTCGACGTCCTGTCCCTGCCGGACGAGGAGGCGCGCTCGCTCGGCCTCGCCACCGGCCCCTTGCGCGTCGCGGTGGTGGCGGCCGCGACCCTCGTCACCGCGGCGAGCGTGGCGGCGGCCGGCATCGTCGGCTGGGTCGGGCTGGTGGTGCCGCACCTCGCCCGCTTCCTGGTCGGCCCCGGCTTCGGCCGGCTGATCCCGACCGCGGCTTTGCTGGGCGCCGGCACGCTGCTCACCATCGACACGCTCGCGCGTACCGTGGCCCCGGTCGAGGTGCCGCTCGGCATCCTCACCGCCTTCGTCGGCACGCCGGTCTTCCTGTGGCTGCTCGCCCGGGCGGAGCGCGACTGGTCGTGA